The nucleotide window ACTTTTCCGCGCACCAGTTCCAGCGAACGGTAAACCTGGAGCTGCTCGACGTTTTCAGTTAAGTCGCGGCTGGTCAGTCCCTTGTGAAGCTGCTGGTGTCCAGCCAGATCGCAAAATTCCTCCAGCCGCGCCTTCACGTCGTGCCGGGTGATCTTTTCGCGCTTTTTGATCGCTTCGAGGTTCACCTGGTCGCGGACGGCCTCGTAGGCTTCGACCGCGCCGGCGGGCACGCTCAGCCCGAGGTCGGCCTGCGCCTTGAGCACGGCGATCCAGAACTCGCGCTCCAGCACAATACGGCCGCTGGGCGACCAGATTTTCTTCATCGGCCCGCTGGCGTAACGGTCGGCCAGGACATTGGGAATGCTCTCCATCCCCAACGATAAAAAGGGGATTCGCGCGAATTGCACGGATAATCCTCACCCGGTTTTCGGGCGCGTGCCCGAAGGAGAAAAATCCTGAGACCCACTTGCATAAAACCTGCCTTGGGGGCACATTATGGTGCGATGGCAAAACCACGTCCGCAACTGATCCGCGCCCTGCGGGAAACCGCCCGGCAGATCGAGGAAGGGGCGGATTACCACTGGGCGCACGCGGGCAAATGCAACTGCGGCCACCTCGCCCGGGTAATCACCGGCCTGTCCCCGACCGAGATTTTCCAGCGTGCGCAAAAGCACGAGCTATCCGAGTGGTCGGAGTACGCCAATGACTACTGCCCGGCCAGCGGGCTGCCCATCGACGACATCATCGAGCACATGATGCAGGCCGGGCTGGAACGCCGCGACCTGCACCGGCTCGAATACCTCAGCGACGTGCGCATCCTCATGGCCCTGCCCGGCGGCATGCGCTACCTGCGCCGCAACCAGCCCGCCGACGTGGCGCTCTACCTGCGCACCTGGGCCGGGCTGCTCGAAGCCGAGGCCAAAGCCAAGACCGCCCGCAGCCACGGCCGCTCACGGCCCACGCCGTGCGATTGCCCCTCCCCGTTTCAGGGGTACTACTTGGCGTAGCGCACAGTAGCAGCGGTTCGGGGGAGAGGGTTTTCACCGCAGAGGCGCAAAGACGCAGAGGTTTTTCAAGGGGTAAGCCTCGCCGTATTTACTCTATTCGGAGGAGTCTATGCCCCTGCCATCAGCGCCCGCCAACAGCGCCCATTGACCCAAAAACTCCCTCTCTCTCCCTCTGCGTCTTTGCGCCTCTGCGGTGAATAAAAAAACGACCCCCCCCAAGCGCACACTCCGCCGCACCGTCAACCCACGATCCCCGCGCTCACGGCTCGAACTGAAAAGTCATCACGATCGGGTAGTGGTCTGAGCCCAGTTCGGGGCCGGTCCATTCGGCCACCGGGCGGATCTGCGCCGAGACGAAAAACTGGTCGATCTGCGTCCAGATGAGCGGCATCCCGGCGGGCCAGGTCCGGCGCGGCAGCCAGCGCACATTGGGCGAGCGCAGGCCGCTTTCCCGCTCGAATTTCTGGAAAAACGGCGACCACGGGGAGCAATTCATGTCCCCCAACGCGATGACGGCACCGGTTTGCGAGGCGCAGAGCTTGGCCAGGTCGCCCAGTGCGTGGTTGCGCCAGCCCCAGGCGTCCTTGCTGTCGGGAGCGGGCGGGTGCATCACCACCAGCGTCACCGTCCCCTCCGGCAGTTCCACCCGCGCGGGCACTGTCCCCACGCCGCCCCAGGCGAATTTCTCGTCGACCACCGGGTAGCGGCTGTAAATAACCGCCCCCAGCCCGCTGCGGCCCATGCTGCGACGCTTTTTCTGCGGGTAGAGCCGGTCCAGCTCGTTGTAAAGCGGCAGCATCGAGTCCGTCGCCTCGACCATGACAAAGATGTCGGGGTCTTCCTGTTTCACCCACTCCACGATCCGGTCGAAGTCCCGGTTCTGCGTGTGGATGTTGAACGACGCGGCCTTATAGACCGAGCGCCCCGGCGCGGCCCCGCCCTTGGGAATCCTAAAAACCTCCACCCCGTTCCAACCGAGGAAGACCAGCGTCAGCACCAGCAGGACGGGGCGGCGCGTGACCAGTAAAAACAGCCCCAGCAGCCCGAGCCCGGCGAAGTACTCCATCCGGAAATGGCTCAGCCCGTCGAGCCGCCAGTCCTTCTGCGCCCAGAGCGGGGCCACCGTCGCCGCCGCCAGCAACACCAGCAGCACAAAGCAAAAGACCGTGACGAGCGTGCGCACGGAGAGCAGTCCGGGGGAATGATGAGAGGCCCTGTCCATACCTGAAAAAAGTGTCGCCTGAACTGCCTCGGAGGACGGGCGCGAACCGACGAATCCAAACTACTTTGGCGGACTCGGACGAGGTTTCAAGGCAGGAAAGGGTTGTCTTGCGCCGGGGAGGCGTTTTCATCGGCGGCATGGTCCAGCTCACCGCTTCCTACGAAGGCGACCTGCACTGCACGGTCACCCACGGCCCCTCGGGCCAAACGCTCGCCACCGACGCGCCGGTGGACAACCAGGGACGGGGCGAGACGTTTTCGCCCACCGACCTGTGCGCTTCCGCTCTGGCCACCTGCGTGGCCACCATCATGGGCATCAAGGCCCGCTCGCTCGGCCTCGACCTCAAGGGCATGACCCTGACGGTGGAAAAACACATGTCCTCCAACAGCCCGCGCCGCATCGCCGCCCTGCCGCTGACGATCGACGTTCCCACGCCGACCACCCCCGAGCAACGCGCCGCCCTCGAACGCGCCGCCTACGGCTGCCCCGTCCACAACAGCCTTCACCCCGACATCGAAAAACCCATCACTTTCACCTGGCAGGACTAGTCCTGCACCTGTGATCCTCCGGATCACTGACACCCGCGCCAACGCGCGGGTGTGGCCTCCCCCCAGAGCCTGTTTTGAAATATCCTTGGGCCCCGTTGTCCGCGTCAATTTCAATGCATTGCTCTTCAACACGATGCAAAGGCATCGAAAGTGCAGGGTCCGGTTGGACCAGCAATCCACCAGCTTCAGGGTCCGGGGGCGCACAACCTCCGGTTAAGCAATCTCCATGACCACCGTTCGCCATCTGACCTGTTCCCGCCCCGGCGCCGCCTGGGAGGAGGCCGCGCGTCCGTGGTTCGAGCTGTTAGGGAAGACCGCCTGGCAGGCGGAGAGGCCCGTGGCCGCGCTGGTGCCGGACGGGGTGGCCGCCTCTGTCCTCAAGCGCCAACTGGCCGAGGCCGGGGTGCCGCTGGTCGGGATCGACATCTTTACTCCCGGTCGTCTGCGCCACCGGTTGACCGCCAGCACCGAGCAGGACAAGCCCGTCGCCGTGCGCGAGGAGCTGATCCTTTTCCTCCGGCTGGCCGCCCGCAGCCTGCCCGACAACGTCTTCGCCCGCGCCGTGTTGGCCGACCCGCAGCCCTTTTTGCGCGACTTCGACGCGCTCGACGCCGCCGGGTGGACCGACAACGTCTTCCGCTTCGAACCCGCCAACGAGCTTTTAGCCGCACTGCGCCACCAACTCGACCAGGCCGGGATGCAGACCGCCAACGCCGCCGCCCGCCCGCAGGATCGCCCCGAACCGGTTTTTTCCCACCTGCTCGTGCTGGGCTTCGGACCGGGGCAAATGGGGCACTTTTTTCTTCTCCGGTCCGCTCTCGCAGCCAGTGAAGCGGCCACCGTGGTCTTCAGCCAGCCCATCTCGGACTCGCCGCTGGACTTCGCCTTCACCGAGGTCTGGGAGAGCATCCTCGGGCCAACCGCCCCCGCCCCCGGCATGATGGAGTTCCCGCCCGCTGAAGGCCCGGAGGCGGACTTCCTGCTCGCCCCCGATCCCTGCGTGGAGGCGCAACTTATCACCGACCAGGCCGAGCGTTGGCTGGCCGATTCCGACGCCCCGCGCATCGGGATCGTCTTCCCGCACGGCGGGCTTTCCCTGCTGCGCGAAACCGCCCTCGCCCTCGAAGCCGCCCGCCTCCCCCACTACGACGCCGGAGGCCACGCCGCTGCCCGGCCCGCCGGCTTCCAACTGCTGGAAGCCTGGCGCGCCATGCAGGAGAGCCAGCGCCTGCCCGAGGCGGTGGACTTCATCAACGCCCTGCGCGCCCACCGCGAACTCGCCCCCGAACCAGCCGAGAAGCTTTTAAAAGCCCTGCGCGAAACCTTCTCCGAGGCCATGACCGACGACCTCGCCGTACTCCGGGCCGCCGGTTCACACCGCCCGGAGGCAGCTGACTTTTTCACCCAATGGCCCACCCTGCCCGCGCAGGCAACTCTGAGCGGGTTCACCGAGGCCGCGCGGCCCGTGCTGGAACGTTTCGCCTGGCCCGAGCGCCTGGACTTCCTCACCGACCGCGTCGCCCTGCTGGCTCCCCGCATCGGCGAGGAGCTTGACCGCGCCGCCTTCCTCGGCTGGCTGGCCAAGATGGTGGACCGCCCGGGCCGCGCCCGCAGCGAGACCGGACGCCACCCTCTGGCCCGTGTCGCGCTTGTCACCGTGCAGGAAGCCCTCACCGGCGACTGGACGCACCTGATTTTTGCCGGGCTCAACGGACGGCAATGGGAGCCGCCCATCTCCGCCTCCGGCCTGCTGGACGAAAGCCTCATCCGCCATCTCAACGAACGGGCCGGGTACAGCGTCGAGGGCGCGGCTGACTTCGACGGCGAACACGGACGACTCCTCGCCCCCGCCGAGCAGGCCGCACTGCTGGAGTCGGCCTTCTGGCACCTGTTTTCCCAGACCGGAGCCGTCATCGCCTGCACCGCCTCGCGCCGGGAAAACCCCGCCGCTACCCGCGCCAGCCCCCTGAACGACCTATTCCTCAAAGCCTGGCACCTCACCCACGGCGACCTCCCCGACGAGGCCGCCTGCGACCGACTCGAAGCCGCCAGCCGCGCCCGCCTGCCCGCGCCCGAGACCGACCGGGACTTCGACGGGCGGGCCGGGTTCATCGGCGTACACCAGAACCGCCGCAATGCCGCCCTCCCCTTTGACGGGTACTTTTTCGGCTTCGATGTGCCCCCGCCCGGCGGGCTGGATTTTTCCTTTTCCCAATGGGAGGAGGCTTTCAAAAACCCCGGCTACACCTGGATCAAACAGGCTATCCGGGCCGACATCGCCTGGCAACCGGAGGCCGAGCGTTCGCTGGCGCAGGCGGTCGGGC belongs to Ruficoccus amylovorans and includes:
- a CDS encoding endonuclease/exonuclease/phosphatase family protein, with the protein product MDRASHHSPGLLSVRTLVTVFCFVLLVLLAAATVAPLWAQKDWRLDGLSHFRMEYFAGLGLLGLFLLVTRRPVLLVLTLVFLGWNGVEVFRIPKGGAAPGRSVYKAASFNIHTQNRDFDRIVEWVKQEDPDIFVMVEATDSMLPLYNELDRLYPQKKRRSMGRSGLGAVIYSRYPVVDEKFAWGGVGTVPARVELPEGTVTLVVMHPPAPDSKDAWGWRNHALGDLAKLCASQTGAVIALGDMNCSPWSPFFQKFERESGLRSPNVRWLPRRTWPAGMPLIWTQIDQFFVSAQIRPVAEWTGPELGSDHYPIVMTFQFEP
- a CDS encoding OsmC family protein; this translates as MVQLTASYEGDLHCTVTHGPSGQTLATDAPVDNQGRGETFSPTDLCASALATCVATIMGIKARSLGLDLKGMTLTVEKHMSSNSPRRIAALPLTIDVPTPTTPEQRAALERAAYGCPVHNSLHPDIEKPITFTWQD
- a CDS encoding PD-(D/E)XK nuclease family protein; the encoded protein is MTTVRHLTCSRPGAAWEEAARPWFELLGKTAWQAERPVAALVPDGVAASVLKRQLAEAGVPLVGIDIFTPGRLRHRLTASTEQDKPVAVREELILFLRLAARSLPDNVFARAVLADPQPFLRDFDALDAAGWTDNVFRFEPANELLAALRHQLDQAGMQTANAAARPQDRPEPVFSHLLVLGFGPGQMGHFFLLRSALAASEAATVVFSQPISDSPLDFAFTEVWESILGPTAPAPGMMEFPPAEGPEADFLLAPDPCVEAQLITDQAERWLADSDAPRIGIVFPHGGLSLLRETALALEAARLPHYDAGGHAAARPAGFQLLEAWRAMQESQRLPEAVDFINALRAHRELAPEPAEKLLKALRETFSEAMTDDLAVLRAAGSHRPEAADFFTQWPTLPAQATLSGFTEAARPVLERFAWPERLDFLTDRVALLAPRIGEELDRAAFLGWLAKMVDRPGRARSETGRHPLARVALVTVQEALTGDWTHLIFAGLNGRQWEPPISASGLLDESLIRHLNERAGYSVEGAADFDGEHGRLLAPAEQAALLESAFWHLFSQTGAVIACTASRRENPAATRASPLNDLFLKAWHLTHGDLPDEAACDRLEAASRARLPAPETDRDFDGRAGFIGVHQNRRNAALPFDGYFFGFDVPPPGGLDFSFSQWEEAFKNPGYTWIKQAIRADIAWQPEAERSLAQAVGLWVHDWVSPLANDGHWLPLPERTLWPKIARDKAARVENRLAAAYEAAGRRLPDWWSESHAGALLMAESLIGAVLDTALDALPRGQMASEFTLPEGELELYPGGARLRMRGRIDLILHDGADPDNTPGPAWLVDFKTSASRKPLTTKRFAEGDGLQLGLYALALRQLGFSPVTLSLLMPGGALKAQLTDTDVREQTALLGAVSAIHTTGTLGHWGAFRDRFTFSGHYPLATLVIGPATLKGKWLLTHPGLDPDNNEEADA